The Helicoverpa armigera isolate CAAS_96S chromosome 21, ASM3070526v1, whole genome shotgun sequence sequence GTCATCTTCCACAACGTCTACTTCGATAGGGAACTGCTGTTTAAGGATCTTGGCAGGCCATACAATCTGGTTATGCATAagtaagttaaaaattattttgatgttgaCCATAATTATACCCCACTTCCCGCATCCGTTATATGACATAATATTACATATGCTTTAATACTgctatgttttattaatatcgtGAAGaaggattttttcaattaatgtcaTTAGTAATTAAgcatataggtattataaatatgaCAGAATGGTATTCCAATCATCCTCAAGCGTAATTGTAcccatttaaaaacaaaaaaaactttagacTTTACAAAACCTGCTAAATATTGTGCCGAAAATTGCATCCAAATTGATTCAGTCAAACGTAACACACGAACATAAATACAAGTCagactgagaacctccttttttgaaatcggtgAAAAATTAAAGTTCTTCAGCCAATGACGTCATCGCATGCTCCATTAATGCAACGTCAATCATATCGTCAcgatattaaaaactttaaacaacgTTATCATGATTTTAAATTGTCGTTAAAGCTATCATTTTGTGACGGCTTTCAATTATAATGACGGGGCAGAAATCCGTTTTGGTCCTTATGTtcgaaaaaatcataatttttactgTTCTATGtaaattttctgaaaatcaatTGAGCTTACCTTCGAAACTAGGTATAATGCATCGAAGTATTAATGACTTTTAATGTTTGACACaatgttaactttttttaatttaggcaCATTTGTTTACAGATTTTCAGGCATCCTCTTCTTCAGCCATACAATCCAAAATGGTACCCAAGTGGACTTCGGTATCAGGGCATGTCACCTCGAGAAAAGGACATGCAGAGAGATCCTAGGCGTACCCGGGGGATACGCCATAGCTTACGACGCAGGCAACGACGACATATACTTCGGCGGCCATGATGGCATATACAAATACAACTTCCTAACAAAATCCGCCGAATTCTTCGCCGAAGAAGGAAAGTCAATCTGGGGCCTGTTTGTCCGTCGAAACTTCTACTACATAGAGTACCCTACGCAGAAACTTTATGTCTATCAAGACGACAGTTTCGTTCAAGTAGCCGAAGCTATTAATATAGAGGTTGACCATTTCTTTGTGTCCAAACATATAGATGTTTACTTCTCAAACAAGACGGCTTTGTATAAAGTAGAGAGGCCGAACAACGAAGCTATCGTACTCAATGATGAGATAGTAATCAGACAGATTGTAGAAGACAGCTATGGTGACGTATTCTTCTGTGCTGGTGATGGAATATATCTAGAAGACAAACCCTATCATAAAGTCAAGAAAGTTGCGGAAATCGAACAAGCCTTTGGCATGACTTTTGACGATAAAGATCATATAATTTATTCCGATAAAGACAAGATTTATAGGTTGATTCCAAGTAAATATAGTGGGTTGTGTTTAAATGCTATAATCAATTCTGAAGATAAAGACAGGGGCGATATAGTAAAGAAGATGGTCATTAGTTAAATTAGGATTTTAATGGTACTggttaaaattgaaacaaatcgAAGAAAAAGTGAACTAATGGATATGAGTAATGTTGGAATCGACTCTTTACTTTCTTTCATAATTTTCGCAAAAAGTGTTGATAAAAGAGGTTGAGTTGAACAAGTATGagatataatatttgtatagctgtaaaatactgtaaaattttgtaaatatcttaCCATAAGCTTAGTACTAAAATAATGTAGAATGTTTGCTTAATTTAAAGATAATAAGATCTTAGAAAATGTAACAACAACTTGGgaataaaatcattgttttgAGAAGATTTGCTTTATTATGTAATGCAGTGGGAAAGAATTTGACAATAGTTAACGTTGACGGAGTGAAAGCAAAATATAATCTAAAGTATGAGACAAATGATTCCACGAAACTCGTGCAAGACAAGTAAACGAAGATACATTTTAGAATCTGACACAAGTagtgaaataattaaagaattatCATTGTTATTGTGAAAGCGAAAGAATTCGGTATAGTGCTCGgttaaaaattaccaaaaaaatattagttagaaTCTGAAAAAGGTTTTAGAGATGAAGTTAAACGTGAGAATCATCTAGAAAAATCACTCTTAAAATAGGGAGTGGATTACAACGGTGTGATTTGTTATAGTTCatcaattgtttattattgataCAAACAATAGATGCAGAAGGAAAACAACCAGTGTTTCGTTACGTTAATTCATAACAATACTCGGCTCATTGTTCAGATGCGTTCATTAAAGAAACATGTGTCAGACAACAGTTCGGGATAAGATTCATTTGGAAATAATTCGTTATGGATTTTAAAATTTCCAGTTTTATGTAAGTAGATTTCTCTGTTTTTAGAATTAGTTACAAATAGGCAATCATGAGGAAAAAGAGGATGAAAGctagttaaataaattgtgattAGTGCGTTAGATTTAAATGTGAGTAGATTATATAGTGGTGAATGACTAGTGTATTATTCTCATAAAATATCGTAGTTCAATCATAGATTAGTatgtggaaaaaaatatttagcttttTTCCCGTCGATTATTATTAGATGCATTACATAAATGATACGAATACGTGCAAAACTTTTGGTGCAGTCGAAGATGTGGTTTGaagtttacttaaaacaatttcgTTTGACGAAGAGCTAAATGACTgccacatttataatatttaaattaaggttCAAAATTCAAGTATCTATTCAAGAATAATTTTAGTCACAAACCAACCAGACTTAGAAATAACTTGTAAAATTCCAGAACACCCTCAATGATCATCAGGCTATACATTCTACTATCAGCCGCAGTGTCTTCTAAAGCAGTCCCAGAGGTCGCGTGCAACCGGATCAAAATCGGAGAAAATTGGTACGACCGGGACACCCTGTGGGGCAATATAGGAAGACCTTACAACCTCAACGTGCATAGAGGATCCAATTCACTATTCTTCAGCTACTCTCTACCAGAAACCTACTCCGATGTCGACTTCCAATTGGCCTACTTCAATATTGACACAAGAGAGTACCAAACTATAGCTGGAATCAGAGGAGGCTGCTCAGTAGCTATAGACCAGATGAATGATGATATTTATCTAGGAGGCAGCGATGGAATCTACAAATACAACATGCTAACAAAACTAGCAGATTTCTACAAAGAAAAAGGAAAGAACATCTGGTCTTTATTCTTCAAGAAGAATTTGTTCTACATAAGTTATCCAGATCAAAAACTTCATATAGAATTTGATGGAAAATTTGCCACTGTGAAAGAATTTGAGAATTTTGAGATAGATTACTTTCATGTGAGTAGtgcaaatgttatttattttgctaacaAAACTggtttatataaatatgataatgataagATGGTAGCACAAGTAGTTAATGAACTTATTACTGTAAGACAAATAGTTGAGGATAACGAGGGAGATACATACATAGTGAGTAATTTTGGTGTGTTCGCTGATGGGAAATTTGAAGGTCTAAAGAAGATTTTGGACATGAAGAACATATACGGCCTAGCTTTTGATaaggataataattttatttactcggACGAAAAGAATATTATTAAGCTTGAATATAGTGTAGTTGGTTGTGATAAGAAACATGTACATTGGTAATACAATTTTTGTATAAGTgtcatcttttttttaatacacaaaACCTTTCGTTTCATATCTGCAAGGTCTCATAGCAACACACTACATAACCCATTTgtctaaaaaatatgaattctaTCAAGATATAACTTAAACTGCAAACTGAAAACATCGAAAAATACATGAAACCTACATTAATGGGAAGCAACAATGGTCGTAAAACTCATTTTATTCCAAcccttgtattttaaatatcatttacGAAGGCAGTGTgatgtaaaataatttcagttctGCGCAGTACGAGGTTTATTTCATGCTAGAAATCTGtctgcatttttattttcctacaTAAAAAGGGTTAATTAGCTGATTAATTAACATACATCC is a genomic window containing:
- the LOC110381472 gene encoding ommochrome-binding protein; the protein is MLGVPGWTNSQTSKCPKTMHIYILLLTVAVATAAENQSDLIVCDGVIFHNVYFDRELLFKDLGRPYNLVMHKFSGILFFSHTIQNGTQVDFGIRACHLEKRTCREILGVPGGYAIAYDAGNDDIYFGGHDGIYKYNFLTKSAEFFAEEGKSIWGLFVRRNFYYIEYPTQKLYVYQDDSFVQVAEAINIEVDHFFVSKHIDVYFSNKTALYKVERPNNEAIVLNDEIVIRQIVEDSYGDVFFCAGDGIYLEDKPYHKVKKVAEIEQAFGMTFDDKDHIIYSDKDKIYRLIPSKYSGLCLNAIINSEDKDRGDIVKKMVIS
- the LOC110381471 gene encoding ommochrome-binding protein — its product is MDFKISSFITPSMIIRLYILLSAAVSSKAVPEVACNRIKIGENWYDRDTLWGNIGRPYNLNVHRGSNSLFFSYSLPETYSDVDFQLAYFNIDTREYQTIAGIRGGCSVAIDQMNDDIYLGGSDGIYKYNMLTKLADFYKEKGKNIWSLFFKKNLFYISYPDQKLHIEFDGKFATVKEFENFEIDYFHVSSANVIYFANKTGLYKYDNDKMVAQVVNELITVRQIVEDNEGDTYIVSNFGVFADGKFEGLKKILDMKNIYGLAFDKDNNFIYSDEKNIIKLEYSVVGCDKKHVHW